One genomic segment of Arachis duranensis cultivar V14167 chromosome 4, aradu.V14167.gnm2.J7QH, whole genome shotgun sequence includes these proteins:
- the LOC107484657 gene encoding uncharacterized protein LOC107484657, protein MTNKLVFEVLDRTLLDIMVSVSDRNKDLPFGGKVVVLGGDFRQVLPVIPKGSRVKIVMASINSSVLWKYCEVLRLSKNMRLASGLEQSTDQELRSFSDWILQIGEGRCGTVVNDKLFVDISSDLIIPVLENLVEDIVNTIYPNLVQNFCDPSFFQDRAMLAPTIDNVEEINNYIVDLLPDEEKNYLSADSICGSDAYYDIDVDWINVEFLNQIRCSGLPSHSFKLKIGVPIILLRNIDPTGGLCNGTRVVVRDLGTNVIGADIISGSNVGDKVFITRMNMIPSDMVIPFKFQHRQFPVSLSFTMTINKSQGQTLSTVGLFLRRPVFCHGQLYVALFRVRNRNGLKILLCDEGLIDPTRTENVVFKEVFDKI, encoded by the coding sequence ATGACTAACAAATTAGTATTTGAAGTGCTCGATAGGACGTTGCTTGATATAATGGTTTCGGTCTCTGATAGGAATAAAGATTTACCTTTCGGTGGGAAGGTGGTCGTTCTCGGTGGTGATTTCAGGCAGGTCTTGCCAGTTATTCCAAAAGGTTCTCGTGTTAAGATTGTGATGGCGTCCATAAATTCTTCTGTCCTCTGGAAATATTGTGAAGTTTTGCGATTGTCAAAAAATATGAGGTTAGCAAGTGGATTGGAACAATCAACTGATCAGGAGTTAAGGTCATTTTCAGATTGGATACTTCAAATCGGTGAAGGTCGATGTGGAACAGTGGTCAATGATAAACTTTTTGTTGATATTTCTTCTGATCTAATCATTCCTGTCTTGGAAAATCTTGTGGAAGATATTGTAAATACAATCTATCCGAATTTGGTTCAGAATTTTTGTGATCCAAGTTTTTTCCAGGATAGGGCAATGTTGGCTCCGACTATCGACAATGTTGAAGAGATAAACAATTATATAGTTGACTTGTTGCCCGATGAGGAGAAAAATTATCTTAGTGCTGATTCAATATGTGGTAGTGATGCCTATTATGACATTGATGTTGATTGGATAAATGTTGAATTCTTGAATCAGATTAGGTGTTCTGGTCTACCTAGTCATTCGTTTAAGTTGAAAATAGGCGTGCCTATTATTTTGTTGAGGAATATTGATCCGACTGGGGGTTTGTGTAATGGAACTCGAGTTGTTGTGCGAGATCTAGGGACAAATGTGATCGGTGCGGATATTATTTCTGGTAGCAATGTTGGGGATAAAGTTTTTATCACCAGAATGAATATGATTCCCAGTGATATGGTTATACCGTTTAAATTCCAACACCGTCAATTCCCGGTCTCTCTATCGTTTACGATGACAATCAACAAAAGCCAGGGTCAGACATTATCAACAGTTGGTTTGTTCTTGCGTCGTCCTGTGTTTTGTCACGGTCAACTTTATGTAGCTCTTTTCCGAGTTAGGAATAGAAATGGTCTTAAGATTTTACTTTGTGATGAAGGATTAATTGATCCTACCAGGACTGAAAATGTTGTATTTAAGGAAGTTTTTGATAAGATATAA